The Candidatus Binatia bacterium genome includes a window with the following:
- a CDS encoding UbiD family decarboxylase: MAEGTDKRDLRSVLKQLEQRGKVYRFREPINKDTELLPVYRVQQRGLEDSERKVLLFENVVGAKGKKYEMSVVAGIYGASEEILALGIGCEKPSETLEKWHQGMAHPLPPLLVNDGPVHDEVHTGDEMKSLGLDELPIPVEEPGFSGVLRTGLPMITKDPETGVRNVGTYNGFARARDRMVAAISTTHDAVFYHWRTARRRGEGLPVAIVIGGAPEIMLAGSADIPYGVDELAVAGGIAGAPVDLVRCKTIPLEVPAHAECVIEGIISTETVEPRLPFGEYPGYINVDYNVRPVMQVTAVTHRKDAMFTPVLVGFPPSDTNAVWGFCQSAMMYEHLRYGCRFPVDEVYCPQTGGGNNFCILRVHKGTPENVWQILQAAAGVHTGGKFFVAVDSDIDVRDPELLIWALSFSMRPEEDISIIPGRSGGLDPSAAPTGSGKGKMESARAHGYSRVLIDATRKWPYPPVALPKREYMERALAIWSEHGDLPAPNLKQPWYGYTLGHWDEKLQRYADLIAEGEYLKVGEEMAKLQEKVREDMLKRG; encoded by the coding sequence ATGGCAGAGGGAACAGACAAACGAGACTTGCGCAGCGTGCTGAAGCAACTGGAGCAGAGAGGCAAAGTGTATCGCTTCAGGGAGCCCATCAACAAAGATACGGAGCTGTTGCCGGTCTACCGCGTGCAGCAGAGGGGCCTGGAGGATTCCGAGCGAAAGGTTCTGCTATTCGAAAACGTCGTCGGCGCCAAAGGAAAAAAGTACGAGATGTCGGTTGTGGCGGGCATCTACGGCGCTTCGGAGGAAATCCTCGCCCTTGGAATAGGCTGCGAAAAACCCTCCGAGACTCTGGAAAAATGGCATCAAGGCATGGCCCATCCGCTGCCGCCCCTGCTCGTCAACGACGGTCCGGTTCATGACGAGGTTCACACGGGCGACGAAATGAAGAGCCTCGGCCTCGACGAGCTTCCCATACCCGTCGAGGAGCCGGGCTTCAGCGGCGTGCTGCGCACCGGACTGCCGATGATCACCAAAGATCCCGAGACCGGAGTCCGCAACGTGGGAACGTACAACGGATTCGCGCGCGCGCGGGATCGCATGGTGGCCGCGATCAGCACCACGCACGACGCCGTCTTTTATCACTGGCGGACCGCGCGACGGCGCGGCGAAGGGTTGCCGGTCGCGATCGTGATCGGCGGCGCGCCGGAGATCATGCTGGCCGGATCGGCTGACATCCCGTACGGCGTGGATGAGCTGGCGGTGGCCGGCGGGATCGCGGGAGCGCCGGTGGATTTGGTCCGCTGCAAAACCATACCACTGGAGGTGCCGGCCCACGCCGAGTGCGTCATCGAAGGAATCATTTCGACCGAAACGGTCGAGCCGCGGCTCCCGTTCGGCGAATATCCCGGCTACATCAACGTGGACTACAACGTGCGGCCGGTGATGCAGGTGACCGCCGTGACGCACCGAAAAGATGCGATGTTCACGCCGGTCCTCGTGGGCTTCCCGCCGAGCGATACCAACGCGGTCTGGGGCTTCTGCCAGAGCGCGATGATGTACGAGCATCTGCGCTACGGCTGCCGCTTTCCGGTCGACGAGGTCTATTGTCCCCAAACGGGCGGCGGCAACAACTTCTGTATCCTGCGCGTTCATAAGGGCACGCCGGAGAACGTCTGGCAAATCCTGCAAGCCGCCGCGGGAGTGCATACCGGCGGAAAATTCTTCGTCGCGGTCGACTCCGATATCGACGTGCGCGATCCGGAGCTGCTCATCTGGGCTCTGAGCTTCAGCATGCGGCCGGAGGAGGATATATCGATCATTCCGGGACGCAGCGGGGGCCTGGACCCTTCGGCGGCTCCGACGGGTTCCGGGAAGGGAAAAATGGAATCGGCGCGGGCGCACGGCTATTCGCGCGTCCTGATCGACGCGACGCGCAAGTGGCCCTATCCGCCGGTCGCGTTGCCCAAGAGAGAATATATGGAGCGGGCGCTGGCGATCTGGAGCGAGCACGGCGATCTGCCCGCGCCGAACCTCAAGCAGCCGTGGTACGGCTATACCCTGGGCCATTGGGACGAGAAGCTCCAGCGCTACGCGGACTTGATCGCTGAGGGAGAGTATCTGAAAGTCGGAGAGGAGATGGCCAAGCTCCAGGAAAAAGTCCGCGAGGACATGTTGAAAAGAGGTTAA